Proteins encoded within one genomic window of Natator depressus isolate rNatDep1 chromosome 1, rNatDep2.hap1, whole genome shotgun sequence:
- the MYF5 gene encoding myogenic factor 5 isoform X2, which produces MEVMDSCQFSPSEFFYDSSCISSPEGEFGEDFERGLAAFGAHKTDGPWSDEEEHVRAPTGHHQAGHCLMWACKACKRKSTTMDRRKAATMRERRRLKKVNQAFDTLKRCTTANPNQRLPKVEILRNAIRYIESLQELLREQVENYYSLPGQSCSEPTSPTSSYSDGMTKALHCPAWTVYPASWIVSPPPPIKRRCRLGTPPPSLQTPASSPSQAPLGPLLIPGSSITYYEL; this is translated from the exons ATGGAGGTGATGGACAGTTGCCAGTTTTCTCCATCCGAGTTCTTCTATGACAGCTCCTGCATCTCTTCCCCTGAAGGCGAGTTCGGGGAGGATTTTGAACGGGGACTGGCTGCGTTTGGAGCCCACAAAACAGACGGCCCATGGTCCGACGAAGAGGAGCATGTCAGAGCCCCCACAGGGCATCATCAGGCCGGGCACTGCCTCATGTGGGCTTGCAAAGCCTGCAAGAGGAAGTCCACTACCATGGACCGGAGGAAGGCAGCGACCATGCGCGAGAGGAGGCGACTGAAGAAAGTGAACCAGGCTTTTGACACGCTGAAAAGGTGCACCACGGCCAACCCCAACCAAAGGCTCCCCAAAGTGGAGATCCTCAGAAACGCCATCCGGTACATCGAAAGCCTGCAGGAGCTCTTGAGAGAGCAGGTCGAAAACTACTACAGCTTGCCAGGACAGAGCTGCTCTGAACCCACCAGCCCAACTTCCAGCTACTCGGACGGGATG ACAAAAGCACTACACTGTCCAGCTTGGACTGTTTATCCAGCATCGTGGATCGTATCTCCTCCCCCTCCGATCAAGCGACGCTGCCGCTTGGGGACACCGCCTCCCTCCCTGCAAACGCCAGCCTCGAGTCCCAGCCAGGCACCCCTAGGACCCCTCCTCATTCCAGGCTCATCTATCACGTATTATGAGCTCTGA
- the MYF6 gene encoding myogenic factor 6, with amino-acid sequence MMMDLFETSSYFFYLDGEHGALQPLEMAEGSPLYPGSDGTLSPCQDQMPPEAGSDSSGEEHVLAPPGLQPPHCPGQCLIWACKTCKRKSAPTDRRKAATLRERRRLKKINEAFEALKRRTVANPNQRLPKVEILRSAISYIEKLQDLLHRLDQQEKMQEIGGDPFSFSPKQGNIPSSDFLSTCSSDWQNVSDHSRVLTINAKEGASIVESSASSSLRCLSSIVDSISSEDPKLPSVEEVVEK; translated from the exons ATGATGATGGACCTTTTTGAAACTAGCTCCTATTTCTTCTACTTGGACGGAGAACATGGAGCTCTACAGCCGCTGGAGATGGCAGAGGGGTCCCCTCTGTACCCAGGCAGCGATGGCACTTTGTCCCCCTGTCAGGACCAaatgcccccagaggctgggagtgACAGCAGTGGAGAGGAGCATGTGCTGGCACCCCCGGGCCTACAACCCCCTCATTGCCCCGGCCAGTGTTTGATCTGGGCTTGTAAGACCTGCAAGAGGAAATCGGCCCCCACCGACAGGAGGAAAGCAGCCACCCTGAGGGAGAGGAGGCGGCTGAAGAAGATCAATGAAGCCTTCGAGGCTCTGAAAAGGAGGACTGTGGCAAACCCCAACCAGCGGCTGCCCAAGGTGGAGATCCTGAGGAGTGCCATCAGCTACATAGAGAAGCTGCAGGATCTCCTGCACAGGCTGGATCAGCAGGAGAAAATGCAGGAGATTGGGGGAGACCCTTTTAGCTTCAGCCCCAAGCAGGGAAAT ATCCCAAGTTCAGATttcctgagcacctgcagctccgaCTGGCAAAATGTTTCTGATCATTCCAGAGTGCTAACAATCAACGCCAAAGAAG GAGCCTCCATCGTTGAATCTTCAGCTTCTAGCAGCCTTCGTTGTCTTTCTTCGATAGTGGACAGTATTTCTTCAGAAGATCCCAAACTTCCCAGCGTGGAAGAAGTGGTAGAGAAGTAG
- the MYF5 gene encoding myogenic factor 5 isoform X1: MEVMDSCQFSPSEFFYDSSCISSPEGEFGEDFERGLAAFGAHKTDGPWSDEEEHVRAPTGHHQAGHCLMWACKACKRKSTTMDRRKAATMRERRRLKKVNQAFDTLKRCTTANPNQRLPKVEILRNAIRYIESLQELLREQVENYYSLPGQSCSEPTSPTSSYSDGMAECTSPAWPQRSGRFDAVYCPDLHTDKSTTLSSLDCLSSIVDRISSPSDQATLPLGDTASLPANASLESQPGTPRTPPHSRLIYHVL; the protein is encoded by the exons ATGGAGGTGATGGACAGTTGCCAGTTTTCTCCATCCGAGTTCTTCTATGACAGCTCCTGCATCTCTTCCCCTGAAGGCGAGTTCGGGGAGGATTTTGAACGGGGACTGGCTGCGTTTGGAGCCCACAAAACAGACGGCCCATGGTCCGACGAAGAGGAGCATGTCAGAGCCCCCACAGGGCATCATCAGGCCGGGCACTGCCTCATGTGGGCTTGCAAAGCCTGCAAGAGGAAGTCCACTACCATGGACCGGAGGAAGGCAGCGACCATGCGCGAGAGGAGGCGACTGAAGAAAGTGAACCAGGCTTTTGACACGCTGAAAAGGTGCACCACGGCCAACCCCAACCAAAGGCTCCCCAAAGTGGAGATCCTCAGAAACGCCATCCGGTACATCGAAAGCCTGCAGGAGCTCTTGAGAGAGCAGGTCGAAAACTACTACAGCTTGCCAGGACAGAGCTGCTCTGAACCCACCAGCCCAACTTCCAGCTACTCGGACGGGATG GCTGAATGCACCAGCCCGGCCTGGCCCCAGCGGAGCGGCAGGTTTGACGCTGTCTATTGCCCGGACCTTCACACCG ACAAAAGCACTACACTGTCCAGCTTGGACTGTTTATCCAGCATCGTGGATCGTATCTCCTCCCCCTCCGATCAAGCGACGCTGCCGCTTGGGGACACCGCCTCCCTCCCTGCAAACGCCAGCCTCGAGTCCCAGCCAGGCACCCCTAGGACCCCTCCTCATTCCAGGCTCATCTATCACGTATTATGA